From the Candidatus Binatus sp. genome, one window contains:
- a CDS encoding prenyltransferase encodes MAELVKPHPVNWTERLKNWREALLTMNLPDERMDGVSRWLIITRAGVIPMTLTSGLIGGLLAMRATNPNWLYFLVSLIGLGVAHASNNLINDYFDLTGGIDTSEAPRALYAPHPVLAGWVTRAELIRAIVVLNLIDAAIMVFLFAVRGWAVVLFALAGLFISVFYVAPPVRLKHLGLGEPGVFIVWGPLMVGGTYFVTTGEVPAWVWVASLPYAILVTSVLIGKHIDKLPYDSGKGVHTLPVILGEKGAIRLNQALMISFYVVVVAMVLTGTLGFGALVVLGGLPVLWRTLEVYSNPKPASPPPGYPVWPLWYVSAAFVHTRRAGALFVLGLFLNWILGM; translated from the coding sequence ATGGCAGAGTTGGTAAAACCCCATCCCGTCAACTGGACTGAGCGGCTCAAGAACTGGCGCGAGGCGCTGCTCACGATGAACCTGCCCGACGAGCGCATGGACGGCGTCTCGCGATGGCTCATCATCACCCGCGCAGGCGTCATCCCGATGACGCTGACCTCCGGACTTATCGGCGGTTTGCTCGCGATGCGCGCAACCAATCCGAACTGGTTATATTTCCTGGTGAGCCTGATCGGGCTGGGCGTCGCGCACGCATCCAACAATCTCATCAACGACTACTTCGATCTGACCGGCGGCATCGACACGTCGGAAGCGCCGCGGGCATTGTATGCGCCCCATCCCGTGCTCGCGGGCTGGGTTACCAGGGCAGAGCTCATACGCGCCATCGTCGTGCTCAACCTGATCGACGCGGCAATTATGGTTTTCCTCTTCGCGGTGCGCGGATGGGCGGTGGTCCTGTTCGCATTGGCGGGACTGTTCATCAGCGTGTTTTACGTTGCACCACCCGTGCGTCTAAAGCATCTCGGACTGGGCGAGCCCGGCGTGTTCATCGTATGGGGCCCGCTGATGGTCGGTGGCACGTATTTCGTCACGACCGGCGAAGTGCCCGCCTGGGTCTGGGTTGCGTCGCTTCCCTACGCGATCCTCGTGACGAGCGTACTGATAGGCAAACACATCGACAAACTTCCTTACGATTCCGGGAAGGGCGTGCACACGTTGCCGGTAATCCTCGGCGAGAAGGGGGCGATCCGGCTCAACCAGGCGCTGATGATTTCGTTTTACGTGGTTGTCGTAGCGATGGTCCTGACGGGTACGCTCGGGTTCGGCGCCCTGGTCGTGCTCGGCGGCCTGCCGGTGCTCTGGCGGACGCTCGAGGTCTATTCGAATCCCAAGCCGGCTTCGCCGCCGCCAGGATATCCGGTATGGCCGCTGTGGTATGTGTCGGCGGCCTTCGTGCATACACGGCGCGCCGGCGCGCTGTTCGTACTCGGGCTTTTCCTGAACTGGATCCTGGGCATGTAG
- a CDS encoding YbhB/YbcL family Raf kinase inhibitor-like protein — translation MPLALTSAAFDNGKEIPAVHTCDGKDVSPAIAWSGAPSAARSLALIMDDPDAPDPAAPQMVWVHWVLYNLPPSAAGLPQAVKPEHLPAGTCEGRNDWGRTGYGGPCPPIGRHRYFFKLYALDSLMPDLKRPTKAQLEAAMQGHIVEQATLMGTCQRSHR, via the coding sequence ATGCCCTTGGCGCTTACATCGGCTGCCTTCGACAACGGAAAGGAGATTCCCGCCGTCCATACCTGCGATGGCAAAGACGTCTCGCCCGCCATTGCGTGGTCGGGCGCGCCAAGCGCTGCGCGCAGCCTTGCGCTGATTATGGACGACCCTGACGCGCCCGATCCCGCCGCGCCGCAGATGGTGTGGGTCCACTGGGTGCTGTACAACCTCCCGCCCTCGGCCGCAGGGCTGCCGCAGGCCGTCAAGCCCGAGCACTTGCCGGCGGGGACCTGCGAGGGGCGCAATGATTGGGGAAGGACCGGATATGGCGGCCCCTGCCCTCCGATCGGACGCCATCGATACTTCTTCAAGCTCTACGCATTGGATAGCCTCATGCCGGATCTTAAGCGGCCCACCAAAGCGCAACTGGAAGCGGCGATGCAAGGACACATCGTCGAGCAGGCAACGCTGATGGGAACCTGCCAGCGCAGCCACCGCTAG
- a CDS encoding acyl-CoA dehydrogenase family protein, with the protein METAAHVYEAFEYDLSLTAEQLQIRDTARRFAAEVLRPAGIAIDRMTPEAAIAPGSPLYRVLAQAGELGFTKLSAPAALGGLEASPATAHMVLEELSWGNVGLAGVIFLASYPAGAALATGNGELIAEFSAPYFSQAGASIIGCWAITEPDHGSDQLGVMRPDLKVKGRGNLIARRDGDSWVLSGQKSAWVSNAPIATVAVVNVQLGSSDALDNGGVCFVPLNLPGISRGRPLDKHAFRALPQGEIFFDEVRIPRRYMIAEGANYTAHVEATLTAFNAAVGAMATGIARAAFDCALAYTKSRIQGGRPIFEHQSVRARLFRMASLVRASHALSRDVYVYNLTRLSRGEPARLDQSITSKVFCSDAAFEVATMAVQLHGGNGMTREYAAEMFLRDATACTIADGENNYLGLIAASML; encoded by the coding sequence ATGGAAACCGCCGCGCATGTGTACGAAGCCTTCGAGTACGATCTGAGCCTGACCGCCGAGCAGCTGCAAATCCGCGATACCGCTCGCCGTTTCGCCGCCGAGGTACTGCGTCCCGCCGGCATTGCGATCGACCGGATGACGCCGGAGGCGGCGATCGCGCCGGGCTCGCCGCTTTACAGGGTTCTGGCCCAGGCGGGTGAGCTGGGCTTTACCAAACTGAGCGCACCCGCGGCGCTTGGCGGGCTTGAGGCGTCGCCCGCAACCGCGCACATGGTGCTCGAGGAATTGTCGTGGGGGAATGTCGGGCTGGCCGGCGTTATTTTTCTCGCCTCCTATCCCGCAGGGGCCGCGCTGGCGACCGGCAATGGCGAGTTAATCGCCGAGTTCTCAGCGCCATACTTCAGCCAGGCGGGCGCCTCGATTATCGGATGCTGGGCGATCACGGAGCCGGATCACGGCTCCGATCAGCTTGGCGTGATGCGGCCCGACCTCAAAGTAAAAGGCCGCGGCAACCTGATCGCACGGCGCGACGGAGACTCGTGGGTCCTGAGCGGGCAGAAGTCCGCCTGGGTGTCCAACGCACCTATCGCAACCGTGGCCGTGGTGAACGTGCAGCTCGGCTCGAGCGACGCACTGGACAACGGCGGCGTATGCTTCGTGCCGCTCAATCTTCCCGGAATATCGCGCGGGCGTCCGCTCGACAAGCATGCATTCCGCGCTTTGCCGCAAGGCGAGATTTTCTTCGACGAGGTCCGCATCCCGCGCCGCTACATGATCGCCGAGGGCGCCAACTATACCGCCCATGTCGAGGCCACTCTCACCGCCTTCAACGCGGCGGTCGGGGCAATGGCGACCGGGATCGCGCGCGCCGCCTTCGATTGCGCGCTCGCCTACACCAAATCGCGCATCCAGGGCGGACGGCCCATCTTCGAGCATCAATCGGTGCGCGCCAGACTGTTCCGCATGGCATCATTGGTTCGAGCCTCGCACGCGCTCTCGCGCGACGTTTACGTTTACAACCTCACCCGGCTTTCGCGCGGCGAGCCCGCCCGCCTCGATCAGTCGATCACCTCGAAGGTCTTTTGCTCCGACGCGGCGTTCGAGGTCGCGACCATGGCGGTGCAGCTCCACGGCGGTAACGGAATGACCCGCGAGTACGCGGCCGAGATGTTCCTGCGCGACGCCACTGCGTGCACGATCGCGGACGGCGAGAATAATTACCTGGGCCTGATCGCGGCCTCGATGCTGTAG
- a CDS encoding Ppx/GppA phosphatase family protein, whose translation MRLGAIDVGSNSVHMIVADVGRDGHVEVVDRVKETVRLGRRAFMTGHLMPEAMDLAVRALVNFNRILRLRKVAKVRAVATSAVRESKNRASFIRRIRRETGLNVQIISGTEEARLIFLAARHALGLDGGPHLLIDVGGGSVELVLVRDGRPLWMKSVKLGAARLAERYLTDDPPSRAQLKRLERHLNDEIGALLKTARKAGVVRAIGTSGTINTLVAMARAARGDELERMHGASATAAEVSKLAGQLVSANSALRSELPGIDAKRVDLMPAAGALVDFVLKRSAAPVLVACTWALREGLLLSLASATIRGGGEHARRLSVNALATRFAGVNKHGHQVAKLALKLFDATAPVLALPKSSRELLEYAALLHDIGHAIDHDRHNRHSYYLIKNAELFGFDPGEVEVIAQAARGHRKQAPKLDSPEMDGLAPSKRRVVRGLAAILRVADALDRSHFSVVKNIEVRYSPGRLIIAVDSNNEKADLELWTCERRTDLLSRLLDRQVTLER comes from the coding sequence ATGCGGCTTGGCGCGATCGATGTCGGATCCAATTCGGTGCACATGATCGTCGCCGATGTCGGCCGCGATGGCCACGTCGAGGTGGTCGATCGGGTCAAGGAGACGGTGCGGCTGGGCCGGCGCGCATTCATGACCGGACATCTGATGCCCGAGGCGATGGATCTGGCGGTGCGGGCGCTGGTCAACTTCAATCGCATCCTGCGCCTGCGCAAGGTGGCCAAGGTGCGCGCGGTGGCGACCAGCGCGGTGCGCGAGTCGAAAAACCGCGCCTCCTTCATCCGGCGCATCCGGCGCGAGACCGGTCTCAACGTGCAGATCATTTCCGGCACCGAGGAGGCGCGGCTGATCTTTCTGGCCGCGCGCCACGCGCTCGGACTCGACGGCGGACCGCATTTGTTGATCGACGTCGGCGGCGGCAGCGTCGAGCTGGTGCTGGTTCGCGACGGCCGGCCGCTGTGGATGAAGAGCGTGAAGCTGGGCGCGGCGCGTCTGGCCGAGCGCTACCTTACCGACGACCCGCCCAGCCGCGCGCAGCTCAAGCGGCTCGAACGCCATCTCAACGACGAGATCGGCGCGCTGCTGAAGACGGCGCGCAAGGCGGGCGTGGTGCGCGCAATCGGAACCTCGGGCACTATCAACACCCTGGTCGCGATGGCGCGCGCCGCGCGCGGCGACGAACTGGAGCGGATGCACGGCGCGAGTGCGACGGCCGCGGAGGTAAGCAAGCTCGCGGGCCAGCTGGTCTCGGCAAATTCGGCGCTGCGCTCGGAGCTGCCTGGCATCGACGCGAAGCGGGTTGACCTGATGCCGGCCGCGGGCGCGCTGGTGGACTTTGTGCTCAAGCGCTCGGCGGCGCCGGTGCTGGTCGCATGCACGTGGGCGCTGCGCGAGGGCCTGCTTCTGAGCCTGGCGAGCGCGACCATTCGCGGCGGCGGCGAGCACGCGCGCCGGCTCTCGGTAAATGCGCTTGCGACCCGCTTCGCCGGCGTGAACAAGCACGGACATCAGGTCGCGAAGCTGGCGCTGAAGCTGTTCGATGCGACCGCGCCGGTGCTCGCGCTGCCCAAGAGCTCGCGCGAGTTGCTGGAATACGCGGCGTTGCTCCACGACATCGGCCACGCGATCGATCACGACCGCCACAATCGCCACTCGTACTATCTAATCAAGAACGCGGAGCTGTTCGGTTTCGATCCGGGCGAAGTCGAGGTGATCGCGCAGGCGGCGCGCGGCCACCGCAAGCAGGCGCCGAAGCTGGACTCGCCCGAAATGGACGGCCTGGCGCCCTCGAAACGGCGTGTGGTCCGCGGTCTCGCCGCCATCTTGCGCGTCGCCGACGCGCTGGACCGAAGCCATTTCAGTGTGGTCAAGAATATCGAAGTTCGCTACTCTCCCGGTAGGCTCATCATCGCAGTCGATTCCAACAACGAGAAGGCCGACCTCGAATTGTGGACATGCGAGAGGAGGACGGACCTGCTCTCGAGGCTGCTCGACCGGCAGGTGACGCTGGAGCGTTAG
- a CDS encoding helix-turn-helix domain-containing protein encodes MRPIKTKPEQLRRIRRKLGWTLQELAHQVGLARNSVARWERGEMAISEPATRLIQRIADDRKVKR; translated from the coding sequence ATGCGACCTATCAAGACGAAACCGGAACAACTACGGAGAATCAGACGAAAGCTCGGCTGGACCCTGCAAGAACTGGCGCACCAGGTGGGCCTAGCGCGCAATTCGGTCGCGCGATGGGAGAGGGGCGAGATGGCGATCAGCGAGCCAGCCACGCGGCTAATTCAGAGAATCGCGGATGACCGAAAGGTGAAACGGTGA
- a CDS encoding DNA methyltransferase produces the protein MAGNLLFYGDNLSVLRENLASESIDLVYLDPPFNSERDYNVLFKEHGTESEAQIRAFEDYWHWDITAEKTYAELTNTDAEKRGVPGRLVTLMESMRQFLGQSDMMAYLVMMAIRLAELRRVLKPTGSLYLHCDPTASHYLKLILDSVFGPTIFKNEIVWKRSSAHSDTKQGRRQYGRIHDLLLFYTKSGEWTWNPQYTPYDPEYVEGFYKFVEPETGRRYRLGDLTGPGGAAKGNPRYEVMGVTRYWRYSKEKMQELIQQGRVIQTGPGVVPAYKRYLDEMPGVPLQDVWTDLNPVAAQAAERLGYPTQKPVALLERMINASSNEGDVVLDPFCGCGTALHAAQRLNRRWIGIDITHLAIGLIRNRLDTAFPGIEYQVHGVPADAEGARVLAGTDPYDFQWWALPLIGARPIANGEPDQKKGKKGMDRGVDGVIRFIDNPAAQRSNRIVVSVKAGKNLSPWMVRDLRGTVERENAPIGVLLSMYEPSAEMRSEAAKAGLWHSDSWGRDYPRIQLITIEEAFKGKRVDYPGRDVTLQAAPTEERVSETLPLAGMKPRTRKKR, from the coding sequence ATGGCGGGGAACCTTCTTTTTTACGGCGACAATCTGAGCGTCCTGCGCGAGAACCTCGCGAGCGAATCGATCGACCTCGTCTATCTCGATCCGCCGTTCAACTCAGAACGCGATTACAACGTGCTCTTCAAGGAGCACGGCACCGAGTCCGAAGCGCAAATTCGCGCCTTCGAGGACTACTGGCATTGGGACATCACGGCGGAGAAGACCTACGCCGAATTGACCAACACCGACGCCGAAAAACGCGGTGTCCCTGGGCGGCTGGTTACGCTGATGGAGTCGATGCGCCAGTTTTTGGGCCAGAGCGACATGATGGCGTACCTGGTGATGATGGCGATCCGGCTGGCGGAACTCAGGCGGGTGCTGAAGCCGACGGGATCGCTGTACCTGCATTGCGACCCAACCGCGAGCCACTATTTGAAGCTCATTTTGGACTCGGTGTTTGGCCCGACCATTTTCAAAAACGAAATTGTCTGGAAGCGGAGCAGCGCGCACAGCGACACGAAGCAAGGCCGCCGGCAGTACGGCCGGATTCACGATTTGCTGTTGTTCTACACGAAGAGCGGTGAATGGACGTGGAACCCACAGTACACGCCTTACGATCCCGAATACGTTGAGGGCTTCTACAAGTTTGTAGAGCCGGAGACTGGCCGACGATACCGACTGGGCGATCTAACCGGGCCAGGTGGAGCGGCAAAGGGTAACCCTCGCTATGAAGTTATGGGAGTAACTCGATACTGGCGCTACAGCAAAGAAAAAATGCAGGAGCTGATTCAACAGGGCCGTGTCATTCAAACAGGTCCCGGTGTGGTACCAGCCTACAAACGATACCTCGATGAGATGCCCGGCGTGCCGCTTCAAGATGTCTGGACTGACCTGAATCCAGTCGCTGCGCAAGCAGCTGAGCGGCTTGGCTATCCGACGCAAAAGCCCGTTGCGCTGCTCGAACGCATGATCAATGCTTCGTCAAACGAGGGCGACGTCGTCCTCGATCCCTTCTGCGGATGCGGCACCGCGCTGCACGCCGCGCAACGGCTGAATCGGCGCTGGATTGGGATCGACATCACGCACCTTGCGATTGGCCTCATCCGCAATCGTCTCGACACCGCCTTCCCCGGAATTGAGTACCAAGTTCACGGCGTGCCCGCTGACGCCGAGGGGGCGCGCGTACTGGCCGGAACTGATCCTTACGACTTTCAATGGTGGGCGCTGCCATTGATTGGCGCGCGTCCGATCGCCAACGGGGAACCGGACCAGAAAAAGGGAAAGAAGGGGATGGACCGCGGTGTGGACGGGGTGATCAGGTTCATCGACAATCCCGCCGCACAGCGCAGCAATCGGATTGTCGTATCGGTAAAGGCGGGGAAGAACCTCAGCCCGTGGATGGTTCGCGACTTGCGCGGCACCGTCGAGCGCGAAAACGCGCCCATCGGCGTGCTGCTCTCGATGTACGAGCCTAGCGCCGAGATGCGTTCGGAGGCCGCGAAGGCGGGCCTTTGGCATTCGGATTCATGGGGCCGTGACTACCCGAGGATTCAGTTGATCACGATCGAGGAAGCATTCAAGGGCAAGCGCGTCGATTATCCGGGGCGCGACGTGACGTTGCAGGCGGCGCCCACGGAGGAGAGGGTCTCCGAGACGCTGCCACTGGCCGGAATGAAGCCGCGAACGAGGAAGAAGCGGTAA
- a CDS encoding AbiJ-NTD4 domain-containing protein, whose product MSAPFSKRHGYTRQKIIARESAPKQLRSDVLFAIHVLCGYSYERDLSKLCDRLEPILKRSSSSLIFGKFDKEVMECQWFRFYDCVETTSQFLTDRQSVEGFAQRAKQFEEQVNNALEENGVGWKLVEGQLQIRGDEGFEKSFQSALDNLEARGLSVAHSEMREALNDLSRRPTADATGAIQHAMASLESAARERAGNRRATLGKLIPKLGLRVPLNIAVDKLWGYASDSARHGKEGKTPSRREATLVVGTCAAVAAFLSDVDE is encoded by the coding sequence GTGAGTGCGCCGTTTTCAAAAAGACACGGATATACGCGCCAAAAGATTATCGCGCGTGAATCGGCTCCCAAGCAATTGCGATCAGACGTTCTCTTTGCCATCCACGTACTGTGCGGTTATTCCTACGAACGCGATCTATCGAAACTGTGCGACCGGCTTGAGCCTATTCTAAAGCGAAGCTCATCCAGCTTGATTTTTGGTAAATTTGATAAGGAGGTTATGGAGTGTCAGTGGTTCAGATTTTACGACTGCGTAGAGACCACTTCCCAGTTTCTTACGGACCGACAATCCGTTGAAGGCTTTGCGCAGCGGGCCAAACAATTTGAAGAACAAGTCAACAACGCTCTTGAGGAGAATGGGGTTGGCTGGAAATTGGTTGAGGGGCAACTCCAGATCCGCGGCGACGAAGGCTTCGAAAAATCATTTCAATCTGCACTCGATAATCTGGAAGCGCGGGGTTTGTCAGTTGCGCATTCTGAAATGCGCGAGGCGCTGAACGATCTGTCGCGTCGGCCGACAGCCGATGCGACAGGCGCAATACAGCACGCCATGGCGTCGTTGGAGTCCGCCGCCCGCGAGCGGGCCGGGAACCGAAGGGCTACGCTGGGAAAATTGATTCCAAAGCTCGGTCTGCGGGTGCCACTGAATATAGCTGTAGACAAACTCTGGGGCTATGCATCCGATTCCGCGCGGCATGGGAAGGAAGGGAAGACGCCGAGCAGGCGTGAGGCCACACTTGTAGTAGGAACGTGCGCCGCGGTGGCGGCGTTTCTCTCGGACGTGGACGAATGA
- a CDS encoding helix-turn-helix domain-containing protein — protein MDPATEQRIASVPTLDDIARDPGCAGGLPPRTLAALQSRAAIVQAALAAEALAAATETAQVRASMPAPAAGLLTAKQMAEYLKVPESWVRSEARADRIPKRMVGRYVRFDASEVERALSQRRVACR, from the coding sequence ATGGACCCGGCAACCGAGCAGCGCATCGCGTCCGTGCCGACCTTGGACGACATCGCCCGCGATCCGGGATGCGCCGGCGGTTTGCCGCCCCGCACGCTGGCAGCGCTGCAGAGCCGGGCGGCCATTGTTCAAGCCGCGCTCGCGGCCGAGGCTCTGGCGGCGGCCACTGAGACGGCCCAGGTCCGAGCGAGCATGCCGGCGCCGGCGGCGGGACTCCTGACCGCGAAGCAAATGGCCGAGTATCTCAAGGTGCCCGAAAGCTGGGTTCGGTCCGAGGCTCGTGCCGATCGAATCCCAAAGAGGATGGTCGGACGATACGTGCGCTTTGACGCCTCTGAGGTTGAGCGTGCTCTCTCGCAGCGCAGGGTTGCATGTCGCTAG
- a CDS encoding nuclear transport factor 2 family protein — MDTTDSSIEQRLRILEDREQIRELAATYCFLVDDGRFDELVERCFTEDACCDFRGAGGGMTPAVSRGRAELRNFFTAVVPAALRDMAHTVHNHRVSIDGDRASGDCYFELTAIDRISGEAVVGAGRYIDRYRRDAGAWRFEMRNAAIFFIAPLREGWAKQRFLSTLAQSSR; from the coding sequence TTGGATACCACGGACTCGAGCATCGAACAACGACTGCGGATTCTCGAGGATCGCGAGCAGATTCGCGAACTCGCGGCCACTTACTGCTTTCTGGTGGACGACGGGCGTTTCGACGAACTCGTTGAACGCTGCTTCACGGAGGACGCGTGCTGCGACTTTCGCGGCGCCGGCGGCGGGATGACGCCGGCGGTCTCGCGCGGTCGCGCCGAGCTGCGAAATTTCTTCACCGCCGTGGTGCCGGCTGCGCTGCGCGACATGGCGCACACGGTCCACAATCATCGCGTCTCGATCGACGGCGACCGCGCGTCAGGCGACTGCTATTTCGAGCTTACCGCCATCGATCGGATCTCCGGCGAAGCAGTCGTCGGCGCCGGCCGCTACATCGATCGCTACCGGCGCGACGCAGGCGCGTGGCGCTTCGAGATGCGCAACGCCGCGATTTTCTTCATCGCACCGCTTCGTGAAGGATGGGCGAAGCAACGATTTCTGAGCACACTGGCGCAATCATCGCGCTGA